The following are encoded together in the Drosophila biarmipes strain raj3 chromosome 3L, RU_DBia_V1.1, whole genome shotgun sequence genome:
- the LOC108035457 gene encoding germ cell nuclear acidic protein isoform X1 → MSSYFPELSPHSTAHRRLRRSDNMKFVILLCVLSALLLQIEASPLQRLSRSERAVSRQQAVNNEVAPAVAPASEDDDDDDDEDDDDEPDLGDLIDDDEDDDEEEDDDDDEEDDTPQGQAAPAATASDDDEEEDDDDDDYLDRLFDDILGDDDDEDDDDEVAPAAAAQQSPVAAAPAQTLDEVAPAAASSVGAGISDGVDLPAESGNAADAVAAGNAADESVSAAVAPAQSAAASNNEGIAGDDDEEADDDDDDDDDDIIGDDIIEARREARDLKNNVIDMSTDAFQARHNHFIDAIFSRINRIVSDNYDPYVVNLTGRTAAPNAAGSTVKAANKKQSTTSKVGGHKKLKNTRSEPRSVSGNQAAREAAVKLQEQLTQLQSELAIKAVEKRAGEAATSDPAAPAADASDSESPKAETRTVSSPKTGQKKSSNKANTKKAAGLKSGNYNQPAGSSKAGASGSGVQVEKLQKAEGRLSGLASLKRVGNVKVISDAEGRNSTIKAKFTLGPLVLRVEKSFKKGSVRSVKSATARTNEMMGRIKFSVHDDRATLMSIKVQQPKQVEVESKDNHDRTREFVWRRTPKIAKLVNEKLKLAAESLFAPQGVEVVRL, encoded by the exons ATGTCATCATATTTTCCAGAGCTTTCCCCTCACTCCACAGCCCACCGACGGCTCAGAAG ATCTGACAACATGAAGTTCGTGATTTTGCTGTGCGTGCTGAGCGCGTTGCTGCTGCAAATTGAGGCATCGCCCCTTCAGCGACTTTCGAGGAGCGAGCGGGCTGTGTCCCGTCAGCAGGCGGTCAACAACGAGGTGGCTCCAGCGGTCGCCCCCGCCAGCgaagatgatgatgacgatgacgacgaggacgatgatgatgagccCGATCTAGGGGATCTGATCGATGACGATGAGG ATGAtgatgaggaggaggacgatgacgacgacgaggaggatgaCACTCCCCAGGGTCaggctgctcctgctgccacTGCCAGCGATGATGACGAAGAGGaagacgatgatgatgatgattatcTGGACAGGCTGTTCGACGACATTCTGGGTG atgatgatgatgaggatgacgatgacgaggtGGCGcccgctgccgccgcccagCAGAGCCCTGTGGCCGCCGCCCCCGCCCAGACTTTGGATGAGGTCGCCCCGGCTGCCGCCTCCTCCGTGGGCGCCGGAATCTCCGATGGCGTCGATTTGCCCGCCGAGTCCGGAAACGCTGCCGATGCCGTGGCTGCCGGAAATGCCGCCGATGAGTCTGTTTCCGCTGCCGTTGCTCCGGCGCAGTCCGCTGCCGCCAGCAACAACGAAG GTATCGCCGGTGACGATGACGAGGAGgccgacgatgatgatgacgatgacgacgatgaCATTATCGGCGATGACATCATCGAGGCCCGCCGCGAAGCAC GTGACCTGAAGAACAACGTCATCGACATGTCCACGGATGCTTTCCAGGCCCGACACAATCACTTCATCGACGCCATCTTCTCGAGAATCAATCGCATTGTGTCCGATAACTACGATCCCTATGTGGTCAACCTCACTGGTCGCACGGCCGCGCCCAATGCCGCCGGGTCAACGGTCAAGGCCGCCAACAAGAAGCAGTCCACCACCAGCAAGGTCGGAGGTCACAAGAAGCT GAAGAACACGCGCTCGGAGCCTCGTTCCGTCAGCGGGAATCAGGCGGCTCGGGAGGCTGCGGTGAAGCTGCAGGAGCAATTGACGCAATTACAGTCCGAACTGGCCATCAAAGCCGTTGAGAAGAGGGCCGGTGAGGCGGCGACCTCCGACCCCGCAGCCCCGGCAGCCGATGCATCCGATTCCGAGTCACCGAAGGCGGAAACGCGCACCGTTTCGTCCCCGAAAACCGGTCAAAAGAAGTCCTCGAACAAGGCAAACACGAAAAAGGCGGCTGGCCTAAAATCCGGCAACTACAATCAGCCTGCGGGCAGCAGCAAGGCAGGAGCCTCCGGGTCGGGAGTTCAGGTAGAGAAGCTGCAGAAGGCCGAGGGCAGGCTCTCGGGACTGGCATCCCTGAAGCGGGTGGGCAATGTGAAGGTGATCAGCGATGCCGAGGGACGCAACTCCACGATCAAGGCCAAGTTCACCCTGGGTCCATTGGTGCTGCGGGTGGAGAAGTCCTTCAAGAAGGGCAGCGTGAGGAGCGTGAAGAGTGCGACGGCCAGGACGAACGAGATGATGGGACGCATCAAGTTCAGCGTGCACGATGATCGGGCCACCCTAATGTCCATCAAGGTGCAGCAGCCCAAGCAG GTGGAGGTGGAGAGCAAGGACAATCACGACCGCACCCGCGAATTCGTGTGGCGGCGCACGCCCAAAATCGCCAAATTGGTCAACGAGAAGCTCAAATTGGCAGCCGAGTCCCTATTCGCCCCTCAGGGCGTCGAGGTTGTCAGGCTCTGA
- the LOC108035457 gene encoding germ cell nuclear acidic protein isoform X2: protein MKFVILLCVLSALLLQIEASPLQRLSRSERAVSRQQAVNNEVAPAVAPASEDDDDDDDEDDDDEPDLGDLIDDDEDDDEEEDDDDDEEDDTPQGQAAPAATASDDDEEEDDDDDDYLDRLFDDILGDDDDEDDDDEVAPAAAAQQSPVAAAPAQTLDEVAPAAASSVGAGISDGVDLPAESGNAADAVAAGNAADESVSAAVAPAQSAAASNNEGIAGDDDEEADDDDDDDDDDIIGDDIIEARREARDLKNNVIDMSTDAFQARHNHFIDAIFSRINRIVSDNYDPYVVNLTGRTAAPNAAGSTVKAANKKQSTTSKVGGHKKLKNTRSEPRSVSGNQAAREAAVKLQEQLTQLQSELAIKAVEKRAGEAATSDPAAPAADASDSESPKAETRTVSSPKTGQKKSSNKANTKKAAGLKSGNYNQPAGSSKAGASGSGVQVEKLQKAEGRLSGLASLKRVGNVKVISDAEGRNSTIKAKFTLGPLVLRVEKSFKKGSVRSVKSATARTNEMMGRIKFSVHDDRATLMSIKVQQPKQVEVESKDNHDRTREFVWRRTPKIAKLVNEKLKLAAESLFAPQGVEVVRL, encoded by the exons ATGAAGTTCGTGATTTTGCTGTGCGTGCTGAGCGCGTTGCTGCTGCAAATTGAGGCATCGCCCCTTCAGCGACTTTCGAGGAGCGAGCGGGCTGTGTCCCGTCAGCAGGCGGTCAACAACGAGGTGGCTCCAGCGGTCGCCCCCGCCAGCgaagatgatgatgacgatgacgacgaggacgatgatgatgagccCGATCTAGGGGATCTGATCGATGACGATGAGG ATGAtgatgaggaggaggacgatgacgacgacgaggaggatgaCACTCCCCAGGGTCaggctgctcctgctgccacTGCCAGCGATGATGACGAAGAGGaagacgatgatgatgatgattatcTGGACAGGCTGTTCGACGACATTCTGGGTG atgatgatgatgaggatgacgatgacgaggtGGCGcccgctgccgccgcccagCAGAGCCCTGTGGCCGCCGCCCCCGCCCAGACTTTGGATGAGGTCGCCCCGGCTGCCGCCTCCTCCGTGGGCGCCGGAATCTCCGATGGCGTCGATTTGCCCGCCGAGTCCGGAAACGCTGCCGATGCCGTGGCTGCCGGAAATGCCGCCGATGAGTCTGTTTCCGCTGCCGTTGCTCCGGCGCAGTCCGCTGCCGCCAGCAACAACGAAG GTATCGCCGGTGACGATGACGAGGAGgccgacgatgatgatgacgatgacgacgatgaCATTATCGGCGATGACATCATCGAGGCCCGCCGCGAAGCAC GTGACCTGAAGAACAACGTCATCGACATGTCCACGGATGCTTTCCAGGCCCGACACAATCACTTCATCGACGCCATCTTCTCGAGAATCAATCGCATTGTGTCCGATAACTACGATCCCTATGTGGTCAACCTCACTGGTCGCACGGCCGCGCCCAATGCCGCCGGGTCAACGGTCAAGGCCGCCAACAAGAAGCAGTCCACCACCAGCAAGGTCGGAGGTCACAAGAAGCT GAAGAACACGCGCTCGGAGCCTCGTTCCGTCAGCGGGAATCAGGCGGCTCGGGAGGCTGCGGTGAAGCTGCAGGAGCAATTGACGCAATTACAGTCCGAACTGGCCATCAAAGCCGTTGAGAAGAGGGCCGGTGAGGCGGCGACCTCCGACCCCGCAGCCCCGGCAGCCGATGCATCCGATTCCGAGTCACCGAAGGCGGAAACGCGCACCGTTTCGTCCCCGAAAACCGGTCAAAAGAAGTCCTCGAACAAGGCAAACACGAAAAAGGCGGCTGGCCTAAAATCCGGCAACTACAATCAGCCTGCGGGCAGCAGCAAGGCAGGAGCCTCCGGGTCGGGAGTTCAGGTAGAGAAGCTGCAGAAGGCCGAGGGCAGGCTCTCGGGACTGGCATCCCTGAAGCGGGTGGGCAATGTGAAGGTGATCAGCGATGCCGAGGGACGCAACTCCACGATCAAGGCCAAGTTCACCCTGGGTCCATTGGTGCTGCGGGTGGAGAAGTCCTTCAAGAAGGGCAGCGTGAGGAGCGTGAAGAGTGCGACGGCCAGGACGAACGAGATGATGGGACGCATCAAGTTCAGCGTGCACGATGATCGGGCCACCCTAATGTCCATCAAGGTGCAGCAGCCCAAGCAG GTGGAGGTGGAGAGCAAGGACAATCACGACCGCACCCGCGAATTCGTGTGGCGGCGCACGCCCAAAATCGCCAAATTGGTCAACGAGAAGCTCAAATTGGCAGCCGAGTCCCTATTCGCCCCTCAGGGCGTCGAGGTTGTCAGGCTCTGA
- the LOC108035388 gene encoding antigen 5 like allergen Cul n 1, with protein MSSVLVVSLILCGLLRVVYSQDNTTVTPTDYCQSGLCNILKKHIACRNKGEFSKQCPADVQLVNLTGLHDLILDEHNSLRNVLAAGKVTNLPQPDRMATLQWNAELADLATLNVKQCVLQHDPCHNTPDFPNSGQNLASINVTLLQGEGNHTVECLIKESIGGWWNQSANITKDQLQRFPKGKLGDSIRNFAVMARDNNTFVGCAAVRFEKPPGHPQFLLACNYASNYTPDWPIYREKAIGCQSGSDTKYPALCRAGEQYQEPPLEESPKVKSYWRL; from the exons ATGTCGAGCGTACTCGTAGTTAGCCTCATCCTCTGTGGATTGCTTCGGGTTGTATACAGCCAGGATAACACAACTGTCACGCCCACGGACTACTGTCAAAGTGGTTTGTGTAATATTCTGAAAAAGCACATTGCCTGCAGGAACAAAGGA gaGTTCAGCAAGCAGTGTCCTGCCGACGTCCAGTTGGTCAATCTTACTGGCTTGCATGACCTGATCCTGGATGAGCACAATTCCCTGCGAAATGTCCTTGCTGCTGGCAAGGTCACGAACTTGCCGCAACCCGATCGCATGGCCACACTGCAGTGGAATGCCGAACTGGCGGATCTGGCCACACTGAATGTGAAGCAGTGTGTCCTGCAGCACGATCCTTGCCACAATACTCCTGATTTCCCCAACTCTGGTCAGAACTTAGCCTCTATTAACGTAACTCTGCTCCAGGGAGAGGGCAATCACACAGTCGAGTGCCTGATAAAAGAGTCCATAGGCGGCTGGTGGAACCAGAGTGCCAATATCACGAAGGACCAGTTGCAGCGTTTTCCCAAGGGAAAACTCGGAGA TTCCATTAGGAATTTTGCCGTCATGGCCCGTGACAACAACACTTTCGTGGGCTGTGCCGCCGTGAGATTCGAGAAGCCCCCGGGTCATCCTCAATTCCTGCTGGCCTGTAATTATGCCAGCAACTATACCCCGGACTGGCCCATCTACCGGGAGAAAGCCATTGGCTGCCAGTCGGGCTCTGATACCAAGTATCCAGCCCTTTGCAGGGCTGGCGAGCAGTACCAGGAGCCCCCGCTGGAGGAGAGCCCCAAGGTGAAGAGCTATTGGAGGCTGTAG